The following are encoded in a window of Bacillus sp. SORGH_AS_0510 genomic DNA:
- a CDS encoding response regulator transcription factor produces MIKIVIAEDQQMLLGAFGSLLNLEEDMEVVGKASNGEEAVTLVKKLKPDVCIMDIEMPGKTGLEAAEELKGVGCKVIILTTFARTGYFQRALKAGVSGYLLKDSPSEELASSIRSVMAGRRIYAPELMDDVYGEENPLTDREREVLELVADGKNTKEIAEELSIKTGTVRNYISIILDKLEVKNRIEAITQSKEKGWFK; encoded by the coding sequence AATTGTAATCGCCGAAGATCAACAAATGCTGTTAGGTGCATTTGGTTCACTGCTTAATTTAGAAGAGGATATGGAAGTAGTCGGAAAGGCTTCGAATGGGGAAGAAGCTGTCACGCTTGTAAAAAAACTAAAGCCGGATGTCTGTATTATGGACATTGAAATGCCTGGGAAAACCGGTTTAGAAGCAGCGGAAGAGTTAAAAGGTGTTGGCTGTAAAGTAATCATATTAACGACCTTTGCCAGAACTGGGTATTTTCAACGCGCACTAAAGGCTGGGGTGAGTGGCTACTTGTTGAAGGATAGTCCGAGTGAGGAATTGGCTAGTTCCATCCGTAGTGTTATGGCTGGCAGACGTATTTACGCTCCTGAATTAATGGATGATGTGTACGGGGAGGAAAATCCATTAACGGACAGAGAAAGGGAAGTGTTAGAGCTCGTTGCGGATGGAAAAAATACGAAAGAAATTGCAGAAGAGCTCAGTATTAAAACAGGAACAGTTCGAAACTATATCTCCATTATCTTAGATAAATTAGAAGTAAAGAATCGCATTGAAGCAATTACTCAGTCCAAAGAAAAGGGCTGGTTTAAATAA